Below is a window of Myroides profundi DNA.
CTCATTTGACTTGAGTCTGTTGTAAGTCCGTTATGAGTGCGTAGTGAGTCCGTTAAAACAAACATTATTACGGATTCACTACGGAAATATTATGCTAAGAAGATAGCAGGATTAGCAATCTTAGTGCTAAGAGGTAGCAATGAGTATAGAAGATATACTAAGTGGTTACTTTTTAATGTAGTTCATTTGTTTACTAAACCATTGTTCTCCGTTCGGTAGATCAAAACTTCTCATAGGAACATCAGCAAAGGTAAAGCCTATTTTTTCATAACATTTAATAGCTCCAATATTCCAATCAAATACATTAAGGATAACAGAATCACTTTGAATGTCATTTAGACAATAATCTACAAAGGCTTGCATCATCTTTTGTCCATATCCTTTTCCTCTATTGTTTCGATCACCTACTACTATACGAGCTAGTTTAGTAGCATTATTCTCCATTAAAATAATTTCACCTACTCCAATTGTAGTCTCATTATCACTATCGATTGCTTTAAAGAATAAAGAATTTTCGACTTTTAAGAATTGTTCGACTTGATCCTCTGTTAGAGGGTAAGTAAATGCAGTTCCTCCAAATTGAAGTAGTTCTTCTTCCGTAAAATTCCAATCTATAATTAATGGAATATCAGTTTTCGTAAATGGTTTTATTATAATCATATTATTAATTTGATTTACAAATATACTGATATATGATAAAATGGAGAGGGGGAGTTAGAATATAAAAGAAATAGAATCAGCGTTAGCGGTAGGAATAGAATGGCATTTGTCAAAAAATATCCAAAATAACAAGGTGCAAAACTTAGAAAAGTAGTAAACTTGTATAAAATACATTAATATGGCAGGTAATACTTATGGCAATAGATTTAGAGTAACTACTTTCGGTGAATCTCATGGAGTAGCGATCGGTGGTATTATAGACGGTTGTCCAGCAGGAATAGAGTTAGATTTAGAACAAATCCAGTTGGAATTAGACAGACGTAAACCAGGTCAATCTAAGATAGTTACACAGCGAAAAGAAGCAGATGAAGTAAAGTTTCTTTCAGGAATATTTGAAGGGAAGACAACAGGTACTCCTATTGGTTTTGTAATTGAAAATACAAATTCAAAATCAAAGGATTATGATCATATCAAAGATATTTATCGTCCAAGCCATGCAGATTATGTATATGATGAAAAATATGGACATCGTGACCACAGAGGAGGTGGGCGTAGTTCTGCTCGTGAGACTGCCAGTAGAGTAGTAGCGGGAGCAATAGCAAAGCAAGTATTAAAAGAAATAAAAATAACAGCTTATGTATCTTCAGTAGGAGATATTGCTGTTGAGAAAAAATACAGTGAATTAGATTTTAACGAGATAGAGAACAATCCTGTTCGTTGTGCTGATCCTATTAAAGCAGTAGAGATGGAGACTTTAATTAAGGAAGTCAAAAAAGATGGGGATTCTATAGGAGGAACTATTATATGCGTGGTACAGAATGTGCCTGTAGGATTAGGAGAACCTGTGTTTGACCGACTTGATGCTGATTTGGCTAAAGCTATGCTAGGGATCAATGCTGTTAAAGGAGTAGAGTTTGGTCGTGGTTTTGAAGGGACAAAGATGAGAGGTAGCCAACATAATGATTCTATTCTTCCTGATGGCTCTACAACAACAAATAATGCAGGAGGAATCGTAGGAGGTATAAGTAACGGAATGGATATCTATTTCAAAGTTGCTTTTAAACCAACAGCTACTTTAATGAAAGATCAACAATCCATCAATACCGCACATGAAGTGGTGACTGTACAAGGGAAAGGAAGACATGACGCGTGTGTATTACCACGTGCAGTACCTATTGTGGAAGCGATGACTGCAATTACTCTTCTAGATTTTTATATTGAACAGTTTGGATTCAAAAGAAAATAGACTTTAAAAAATTAAAGAAATAACTGTTCCTTGTTCTAACTGAGAAGTAATATCAAATTGAATACGATGTTGCTCAAAGATAATAGTAGCAAGGGACAGTCCTATACCACTACCTTTAATTTCGCCTACATTCTTTCCTCTATAGAATGTTTGTTTTATAAAAGCTAATTCTTCTTCAGATATACCCTTTCCTTGATCTTCTACACTTAACTTAAGTCTGTTATTTTGAAGAGACAGATCTATCGTAATAGGCTTGCTATTAGAGTATTTTACAGCATTTTCGACAATATTGTATAAGGCTAGATGGATTAGCGTTTCATTACCTTTATATTCTAGTTTAGTGAAGTCATTTACATTGATATTGATTTGTAATGTGGTCTGTAGCTCTGTTAACTTATCTTGTAGTGCTTCATATATATTCCAGATTATCTCGTCTATTCTAAATAGACTAGCATCTTTCTCTGTGTTTTTTAATCCTGATAATAAAAGAAGGTTACTTAAGATATTCTCTATTTTGTAAACATTTTTTAAAGCTTCTTTGACTACTTGATTATATTCTTCAGGAGAACGTTCTTTCTGAGCAAAAACCTCTAGGTTACCACTGATAGCTGTAAGGGGAGTCTTAAACTCATGAGAAACATAGTTAATAAAGTTCTTTTGAATCAAGAATGTTTCAGATAGCCTTATTAATAGGTTGTTATAAGTAGAGATTAATTCTTCTAATTCATCATTTGTTTTTGGTACTTCTATCCCGTTTTCTAGATTAGAGTAGTTTACTTCATTTACCTGTTGAACGATATTCTTAAGAGGCTTATAGGCAATATTAGAGATGTATTTACTTAAGAAATAAATGGCTAGTAATCCTCCTACAAGTACAATGCATAGGATAAGAATAAGGCTTTTCATCTGATTCATAAAGTCAGCTGTAGACTCTCTCGTATAGACTACAAAATCCCCTTGATTATCAGGGTAATATATTCCGTAATAGAAAAAGTCATTTGCTTTAAATCGATGTGATTTATCTGTTCTCGTTTTGCTTAAAATAGCGTTTGTCAGTACAGGATCATTAACTAGAGCTCCATAGGATAACTGATTACTAAAGTTATATACAGCTACATTTTTAGACTGAATAGTAGCTCTAAACTCTTCTTTTACAACAGAATGCTCTGTATGAGATAGCTCGTCTTGTTCTAAGTAATATATTGCAGATAGGAGAGTAGTATTCTTCAGATTGTTAAACACAGACTCTTGTGTCTTAGAGAAGTAAGCTAAGAATATAATAAGTGATGCAATAAAAAATACTATACCGAATACTATAGTACTGTATGTGGTAAGACGAGTGCGTAAATTCATATTATTCTTGTAGCATATAGCCAGTTCCTTTTATGGTGTGTATCATTTTTACTTTAGATTCATCTATTTTACTTCTGAGGTAAGATATATAGACATCTACTACATTAGTATTGGTATCAAATTGTATTCCCCATACACGTTCTAGAATCTGCATCCTAGAGACTACGCGATCTTTATTTTCTAATAAGAAAAGTAATAATTTGTATTCTCTAGGAGACAGGTCTATTGTTTTACCTCCTTGTGTAACTAGGTGTTTCTCAGGGTCTAGTTTTAGGTCACTACAGATGTAAATATGGTCTTTCTTTTCGTAGTTAAATTTAGTTCGTCTTGTCAAAGCATTAATTCTCGATAGTAATTCGCTAAAGTGAAATGGCTTCGTTAGATAGTCATCTGCGCCACTGTCTAGAGCAGATATCTTATCAGTGGTTTCGCTTAGAGCACTTAATATCAGTATAGGGGTATAGTTCTTTTTAAAACGAATCATTTTGGTCAACTGAATACCATCTATACCTGGAAGCATAATATCCATCAAGATAAGATCCCAATCGGCATTAAGAATAAAATCTCTTGCCTCTTCTCCAGAAGCAGCAAGTTGTACTTGCATACCATTTTCTTTTAAACCTTTGACGATAAAATCGCTAATGCGAGAATCGTCTTCGACAAGTAATATATTCAAGATTAAAGTTTTTCTGTATTTGACTTGATAAAATCTGTTACTAAATAAGTGATTAACTTTCCTACAAGATGGCTGTTCTGTTCGAAATCTAAAGAAGGAGCCCCTTCACAAATGTGAATATATCCTACATTCTTAGATTTAGCAAAGTAGTGAATGAACTGTCTCAGTCTCTCAGCAGAGAAGCCTGTAGGAGTGATAGCACTACTAGCTACTAGTGGCACAGCATCTAAGTCTATTTCGATACCGTAAGTATTGTTTTCGATATGTCGTTGAGCTGTTAGCAATTCGGTGTCAAAAGATTTCTCTTTGCGAATGCGTATTTGCTCATAAGTATTATACTTAACGCGGTCCGCATGAAGTTTTATATCCCCAAAAACAGTCTTAGAAGTATAGTTCTCATGAAGACCGAAGATAAAATAGTTCTTTAAAAAACCTTCTTCGAATGCATAAGAAAACCCGTTACCACTATGTCTTCCTTCTAGTGGTCTAAAATCTGTATGCGCATCAAAGTTGATTACATTAATCGCTTTGCCTTTTGCTAAGGCAAGTCCTTTAATGTTACCGTAAGCATTATTGTGTCCACCACCTATAACAATAGGTATCTTGCCTGCTTTTACAATTTTAGCGATGGTATGTGACACTTCTTTATCTATACGAGACACTAATTCGAAGAGTCTTTTGCGATCTTCTCGATTATTAGGATCTAGTTGTTCTGCTTCTTTTTGCTCTTCACTGAAATCTAAATGGCCAATTAACGTAGTCCAGCTTCCTTTACAGAATCTGTTGTGTTGAATATTTAAAAGGCTGTTTAAGAAATTTTGCCAAGCAGAAGAAGTACCTGTACGACCTAGATTCGCTTTTACACCTATATCTTCAGGAATACCAATAATAGCATATTTAGCGTCTGTAGCAGCTAATTCGCTATGCCAATTCTCTTCTGATTCTAAAGTGTGAACTCTTTCTCCAAATTTGATTTCTCCACTTCTGAATTTGGTCAAGGCAACCAAATCAGTTTTCTTAAATAACACTAGTTTTTGTTTGTTCATAGCTATGTTGTTGTGATGCAATAGATACTAGGGTATCTTTTATTTTTGTATTTGTCCATTTAGAATTACCTGGTCTATAAGGTTGGAACCAAAAGCATAAGGTAATTCATAAAATGAATTTAGTGGTTTTGTGATAATTAAACTAGCTTTTTTGCCTTTTGTTATACTACCGTACTCTTGTTGTAGTCCCATTGCATAAGCTCCATTTATTGTAGCTGCATTAATTGCTTCTTCAGGAGTCATTTTCATTTTGATACATGCTGTAGCTACGACAAAGTTCATATTTCCAGACGGTGTAGTACCAGGGTTAGAATCAGAGGCTAAAGCTAGTGGTAGACCTGCTTCTAACATCTTTCTAGCAGGCGTATAAGGAATAGAGATAAAGAAAGAACATGTAGGCAAGGCTACAGGCATTGTCTTACTGTCTTTTAGGATTTCGATATCTTCGTCTGTTACTATTTCTAGGTGATCTACTGATAGCGCACCATTTTTTACACAAGTTTCGATTCCGCCAATAGCTGTAAATTGGTTAACGTGAACTTTAGCAATAAGCCCGTGTTCTTGTCCTGCTTTAATGATACGCTCTGTTTCTTCACAAGAGAAATAACCTGTCTCTAAGAAAGCGTCTACATATTCTGCTAAGTTTTCTTTAGCAATAGCAGGAATCATTTCATTGACTATAAGATCAATATAACCTTGGTGGTTATCTTTATATTCAGTAGGGAAGGCGTGAGCCCCTAAGAAAGTTGCTTTAATCGCGATAGGGTAGTTTTCTTTTAGTTTTTTAATCACGCGTAGCATTTTAAGCTCTGCTTCAACAGTAAGACCATATCCAGATTTAATTTCAACAGCTCCAGTACCTTGACTAATTACTTCTTCTAAACGTTTGCGCGATTGTTCATATAAATCTTCTTCTGAAGTTTCTTGTAGTTTCTTTGCAGAGTTTAAGATACCACCACCTCTGTTGAAGATCTCTTCATAACTAAGACCATTGATGCGGTCAACGAACTCTAATTCTCTATTACCAGCATAGACTAAGTGTGTATGACTATCTACCCATGTAGGTAAGATCGTTTTCCCAGTAGCATCTATTACTTGATCCATTTCATTCTCATTAGGACAAGTGTCCATCGTACCATAATCTGCTATCAAGTCGTGTTCAATAAGTAGATATGCATTGTCTAGCTTAGGTAAAGTTGCCATATCAGCTCCTGATACTTTCTCTATAGCTTCATTTCTAACTTGTAGTATTTCTTTTATATTCTTAATTAGTGTTTTCATATTTGTTTGAGTTGTTTTTTTAGGCTTATAAATGAGATAAAAGTCTAAAAACTTTTATCTTTAAGCAAATTTACAAAATGTGAGACGAGTTAAATATAAGAAAGCTAGAAAACTTCAACCAAATTCTTTAGAATATGCAGGTTCTTTCCCAGAAGTACCTATTTCTATGCAATTGTTCATTTATGATGAGAATACGTTCGAGGAGTACAATGATTTAAGTCTGAAGGAAATAGAAGAGATATTGATAGCAGCATCTCCTCATGCTATAAAATGGTTTAACTTACATGGACTGCATGATATAGATTTATTAAAAGAAGTAGGTAACTTTTTTCATATAGAGTCTTATATCATGGCAGAGATTCTAAATTTCTCTAGAAGAACTAGAGTGGAGGAGTTAGATAATACATTATTCTTTAGTGTTAAGGCTATTTTGCCGTATTCTAATGAAGATATTTTAGTAGGGATTGAACAGATAAGCTTTATCCTTCAAGAGAATGTACTGTTGTCATTTCAAGAAAAAAGAGGTGCGTTCTTTAATTTGATCAGAGAGCGTATTAGAACCAAAACAGGACAAATAAGAAGAAAAGATTCAGGATATCTATTATATGGATTACTAGATTCACTCATGGAGAGTTATTTCGTAACCTTAGACTTGATAGAAGATAATGTAGAACAAATCCTATTAGAAGCTAGAACTAAATATCACAAGCAAATTCTGGTAAGTATAGAAGAATATACTCAACAACTACAAGAGGTGAAGAGGGCTATTATACCGCTAAGAGAAGTGTTATACAATCTAAAAACACAACATGATAAAAAGAATGTAGAGTGCCAGATTAGCAGAAGTAGTATTGTTTTCTTTGATCGATTACAGTATAAAAGCTATGAAATGCTTGATCAAATCGATTATAATTTGAATAAATTAGATAGTGCTACCAACTATTATTTCTCATCTCAGAGCAATCGAATGAATGAGATCATGAAGGTATTGACTATTGTCTCTGTAGTCTTTATTCCGCTAACGTTTATCGTTGGAGTATATGGAATGAACTTTGAGAATATGCCAGAATTAAAAACAGAGAATGGATATTTCTATACTTTATGGGTAATGTTAGGTTTGGTTGTTTTAATGATTACCTATTTTAAATGGAGAAAATGGTTCTAATAAGCTTCTAGTGATATTAGATTGACTTTAAAAGTCGGGGAACGCATAAAACAATATCTTTGTTTTATGATGGATAGCAAAGAAATATTAAGCTACTCTAGGTAGAGCTTTCAATAGTGTAACAGTTGAAGAATAAAATAGTTGTATAGCTATTTATTTCGAAGAAAAAATGTTTACTTCCACTTTTTTCCATTTTCTTCCATTCTTTTCCGAATACTTCTCAATATTTCCAAAAAAGTCTATTTATTTCCATTTTTTAAACTATAAGTGTCTTATTATCAATGGTTATGTGTTTTAAACACACCCATTTATTCGGAAGCTCTTCGGAAGAGTTCAGTATTTGTTCGGACTGAGGGGCAGTTTTCCGAAGAGCACCCAAAGACTGCCCAATAAACTCCCGAAGAATATGCACTTAGGTTTCTAATTTTTAATGATCTTTAAGGATATATTATTATTGATAATCAAAGTAATTTTGCTGTTTTAGTAACGTTTAAAAATTACTATAGGATACGATAAAAAAAAGCTCTATCAACAACAATAGAGCTTTCATAATAGGAAACAACATTATAACTTAAATAGAACTTTATGTTCTATGATAGTTCTTTTTTAGCACTCAGTCTCTTTGTTAAATATTAAAATACTGAATAATAGTATTTTAATGATGTGAGACAAAAGATTTGTATTTACTTAAAAAGAGAAACATAATAATCTAGAATTTATACTTCTATTCCTCTTTATTATTAATCTTGTAGGACAAAAGTATAAAAAAAGCCTTGTATAATTTCCTAATTTGACGCTAAAACTTACTAAAAGTGTCCTTTTTGCGAATAAAACTTTTTGATTGTTAATCTGTATATCTTACAACTTCAAATTATATTAAAAGAGATTAAGTTCTTTAAATAAATGTAGAAAACTGTAATACTTTTATGTTTGAACAAGCTGTTTTTTTAACTTAAAATACCTTTTTCGTCATTTTCTTTGAATAATATTAAGCTTTCATCTAGTAGGGAGTGATTATTGACAATATGTGACGCGATATATCTTAATATAGATTAAGTATAATTCATATTAATAGGAGTAATTTTATACTATCATAAAAAAGAGAAAGATGGAAATAGGAATTAGCATGTTTGGGGATTTAAAATTCGACAAACAAAACAATAGTTATCAGTCAAGTACACAACGTATAAATGAGATTATAGAAGAGGTTAAATTAATGGATGAAGTAGGACTGGATGTTTTCGGTATAGGAGAACATCACCGTAAAGATTACGCAGTCTCTACTCCAGATATCATATTAGCCGGAGTAGCTACTGTAACTAAGAATATAAAATTAACAAGTGCAGTAACAGTATTAAGTTCTAATGATCCTGTGCGCGTGTATCAATCATTCTCTACTATAGACGCAATGTCTAATGGTAGAGCAGAGATTACGGTGGGACGTGGAAGTTTTATAGAGTCATTCCCTTTATTTGGATATGATCTTAATGACTACAATGAGTTGTTTACAGAAAAACTTAATTTGTTGTTGAATATCAATGCTATAGATGAACCATTGACATGGACAGGAAAACACAGAGCTTCTCTAAAAGAACAGCAGGTCTTTCCACGAAGTGAACAGCCAATGGATATATGGATTGCGGCAGGTGGAACACCAGAGTCTGTATTAAGAGCGGCTAAATTAGGATTACCACTTGTGTTTGCTATTATTGGTGGAATGCCAGAACAATATAAACCATTCTTCGATTATTATAAACAAGAGTATATCAATGCAGGTCATGATATTAGTAAGATGCAGATCGCTACTCACTCACATGGATTAGTAGGAGTAGATGGAAATGCGTTAGCTAAAGATTATTTCCCTGTATATAAAGAGCAGATGGATAGGATAGGAGCATCACGTGGATGGCAACCTTACACTTATGAGCAGTATGAAGGAGGAAGAAGTAGAGACGGCGCTTTATTCATAGGAGATGTAGATCAAGTAGTAGATAAAATTTTATATCATCAAGAGATGTTTGGATTAACACGTTGGTTAATGCATAGTGACTTAGGAGCACCTGATCACTTAACACAGATGAAAAATATAGAACTATTAGGTACTAAAATAGCTCCTGCAGTTAAAAAAGCTTTGCGTAAATAATACCAATGATTAGAGTAAAAAAATTCCTTTAGTAAAGTCTTTACTAAAGGAATTTTTTTATTGTTATAAATGTCTTTTTAAGCAAAGGATAGCTTCTTCTATTTGTCGTTCTGACAACGATCCGAAACTAAATCTAATCCCTTGTAATTTCTCGCTATAGGAGAACCTTTCGGGGCCCATAAAAGCAATTTTATCTAAGTCTAGTTTCTTTTTAAGTTTATCCCAATCTGTCTCTTTTTTAGGAACTAACCAGATTGCTAATCCTCCATCAGCGATTGTATAATTTACTTGTTCGTTAAGGTTTTTATCTAGTAAATTGGCAGTTATATCTCTCTTGTTTTTATAGTAGCTATGTGCTTTTTTTAAATGCTTTCTTATTGTCCCATCCTCCATTAATTGTAAGATAGCTTGTTCCATTATATTGTCACCTTGTACATCGATGATACTTCTTAGCTCTCCTATTTTTAGGATTAGATCACTATTGGTAGCTATATAACCGATACGAAGAGAAGGAGCTACGACTTTACTCAAAGTTCCTATATATACATAGTTTTGATTATTAGGTAAACTACTTATTGGCATAATGGGTCTATGTCCATAGTGAAACTCATAATCGTAATCATCTTCTATAATTGTAAAATTATAGAGATTAGATAGCTCTATTAGTTTATACCTTCTTTGTAAACTAAGGGTTGCTGTAGTTGGGTATTGATGGTGTGGGGTGATATAGATCGCTTTAATTTTTTTGTTTTCTTTTAGAAGGCGTTCTACCTGATCTATATTTATACCTTGTTCATCTACATCAGCATACAGTAATCTAGCTCCAGCATGCTCAAATGTGTGCCATGCCTTTCTATACCCAGGGTGTTCCACTATGATATAGTCATCTTTCTTTAATAATACTTGAGCGATAAGATACATGGCCATTTGGCTTCCTCTAGAAATACATATTTCCTCAGCAGTTACTTGCATTCCACGCCAATGATTAAGCATCTTACTAATATGTTCTCTAAACTCAAATAACCCTAATGGAGATGAATACCCCATCATCTGCCACTTTCCTTTTCGTTTAAATATTTGGCGATAAGCTCTAGCTAGTTCTTCTACAGGAGCAATAGTTGTGTCCGGATTTCCATCATCAACACTGATATTATAATGAATCGCTTTATGGCTATCATTCACTATAGGTTTCTTTTTTAGAGGAGTAGCATTTATCTCAGCAAGTTTAGAGACGAAAGTACCACTGCGAGATTTAGAATTGATCCAACCTTCACTTAATAATACATCATAGGCTTCTATAACAGTATTTCTGTTTACTCCTAAGATCTCTGCTAATTTTCTACTACCAGGTAAAGCTTCTTCTTCTTTTAGTTGCCCTGTTTTTATAGCTTCTATGATAGCATCAGCTATCTGAAGATAAATAGCTTTTTTTTCTGTATTACTGATTTGTATCTGTAACGGCCAAGGTCTAAGCATATTAATAAAATAGATGAAAGAATAATAGATTTAAACCTAGTCTACACTTCATCTTTAGATAAGGCATAGACTAGATTTAAAAGTTCAATCAAAGGTACAATGAAAAAGAGAATATAGTATTTATTAGTTTTTCTTTGTTATCAGTTTTATACAAGACGGTTGTCTCTCTATACAAGAGGTTCCGTCTGAAGAAGGGTAACAGATAGTCTTGTCATTAGGTGTAATACAATGGTTACTTCCATAGATTAGATATTCACCTTCTACACGAGGTATGGAAACTAGATGAGCAAGAGAAACAAGTGTGTAATCTTTTCTTTTAGAAACAAAATAGTATAGATTATTATGCTTCAAGATAGTTAGTATAGGAGAAGTGATTTTAGAAAAATGAGGAGAAAAGTACTCTTCGATTTCAGCTTTAAGAGCTTTAGGTTTGATTAGGAACTGATAAGATTCATTGCCTACGGAATCTCTTATAATTCGAACAATATTCTTTTCTTGTAGGGTTTTCTTTTGATAGGCAGTGATAGTAGTCTTTTTTTTCTGTCCAAAACTGTAAACGGTGCAGAACAAAAAGATAAGTAGGAATCTCATTGTTTAGAAGTGTATATGTTTAATAATAAGCGGACAAACACTATTCCAATTGTTAAGATTATGTATTAGTAAAATGTTAGTAAGGTGTTAAGCTTTGATTACCTATAAAACTCCCTAGAATTGGATGAGATAATACTTTATTTTTTTCTTTTTAAAGAGGAAGTATTTGTATTTATAGACTGGAATGATAATAAATCCTTTTTGTTTTAATTTTTTTGAGATAGAAATCGGTAAATTAGTTATGAGACATGAGTTTTTTCCTTTTATAGCACATTCTTTCAGTTGATTTATAATTTTCTTGTATTGATCATTAAGAGCATTTTCTGCAATATTATTAAGTTCTTCGGCTGTCATTATATTCTTAATTAAATATATTGTGTAGGTGTAAAATTATATAATTGATTAAAATAATTCTCAAAAACTGATTTTTTTATATTATTTTCATCTATATAAAGGGATTTTTTATTGAATTCATTATTTAGAAGTATAACTACTAATAATGTTTCTTTTTTGAAAGTGAAATCAATAATAATGGCTTTGTAAATTAACAATAACTGACAAGTATAGCTTAATGTTTGATTTTTTTAGTTTAAATTAGAATAAAAGATATTGTTGTTTTTGATATACTGATTTATTTTTATTTAAAATTCAAAAACAGTACTCGTTGCTTTAAATAAAAGAGCTATAATGTTAAAAATTGTAAAATAATATGTAGTTTTGTCTAAGAGCAATAACAATGTTTATTTGTTTATACTTAAATGATATGAAAAAATTACAATTAATTACTTTAGGATTTTCTTTATTTGGTTTTATGTCTAT
It encodes the following:
- a CDS encoding PLP-dependent aminotransferase family protein produces the protein MLRPWPLQIQISNTEKKAIYLQIADAIIEAIKTGQLKEEEALPGSRKLAEILGVNRNTVIEAYDVLLSEGWINSKSRSGTFVSKLAEINATPLKKKPIVNDSHKAIHYNISVDDGNPDTTIAPVEELARAYRQIFKRKGKWQMMGYSSPLGLFEFREHISKMLNHWRGMQVTAEEICISRGSQMAMYLIAQVLLKKDDYIIVEHPGYRKAWHTFEHAGARLLYADVDEQGINIDQVERLLKENKKIKAIYITPHHQYPTTATLSLQRRYKLIELSNLYNFTIIEDDYDYEFHYGHRPIMPISSLPNNQNYVYIGTLSKVVAPSLRIGYIATNSDLILKIGELRSIIDVQGDNIMEQAILQLMEDGTIRKHLKKAHSYYKNKRDITANLLDKNLNEQVNYTIADGGLAIWLVPKKETDWDKLKKKLDLDKIAFMGPERFSYSEKLQGIRFSFGSLSERQIEEAILCLKRHL